Proteins from a single region of Alternaria dauci strain A2016 chromosome 4, whole genome shotgun sequence:
- a CDS encoding 40S ribosomal protein eS4 — protein MARGPVKHQKRLSAPSHWLLDKLSGAYAPKASPGPHKLRDSLPLIIFLRNRLKYALNAREVNAILMQRLVKVDGKVRTDSTFPSGLMDVISIEKTGENFRLIYDTKGRFTVHRITDEEAQYKLGKVKRVQLGKGGIPYLVTHDARTIRYPDPAIKVNDTVKIDLATGKITDFIKFDTGVIVMVTGGRNMGRVGVITHRERHDGGFNIVHLKDAVDNEFTTRESNVIIIGKEKPWISLPKGKGVKLSIAEERDRRRAYAIAH, from the exons ATGGCCCGTGGACCCGTCAAGCACCAGAAGCGCCTCAGCGCGCCCTCGCACTGGCTCCTGGACAAGCTGTCCG GTGCCTACGCTCCCAAGGCCTCGCCCGGTCCTCACAAGCTCCGCGACTCCCTCCCCTTGATCATCTTCCTCCGCAACCGCTTGAAGTATGCGCTCAACGCCCGCGAGGTCAACGCCATTCTCATGCAGCGCCTCGTCAAGGTTGACGGCAAGGTCCGCACCGACTCGACCTTCCCCTCCGGTCTGATGGATGTCATCTCCATCGAGAAGACTGGCGAGAACTTCCGCCTCATCTACGACACCAAGGGCCGCTTCACCGTCCACAGGATCACCGACGAGGAGGCACAATACAAGCTCGGCAAGGTCAAGCGCGTCCAGCTTGGCAAGGGCGGAATTCCCTACTTGGTTACGCACGATGCGCGAAC AATCCGCTACCCCGACCCAGCCATCAAGGTCAACGACACCGTCAAGATCGACCTCGCCACTGGCAAGATCACCGACTTCATCAAGTTCGACACTGGTGTCATCGTCATGGTTACCGGTGGTCGTAACATGGGTCGTGTCGGTGTCATCACTCACCGTGAGCGCCACGACGGAGGCTTCAACATTGTCCACTTGAAGGATGCTGTTGACAACGAGTTCACCACCCGTGAATCCAACGTCAT CATCATCGGAAAGGAGAAGCCATGGATCTCTCTGCCCAAGGGCAAGGGTGTCAAGCTCTCCATCGCTGAGGAGCGTGACCGCCGCAGGGCATACGCCATCGCCCACTAA